Proteins encoded in a region of the Pseudomonadota bacterium genome:
- a CDS encoding glycosyltransferase has product MSVLLAIGALALAFWVYLLAARGGFWRERVAPACPPPPQWPEVVAVVPARNEAYSIGRAVHSLLTQDYPGRFRVIVVDDHSEDETAALARRAAADAGQSDRLEVISARPLPQGWTGKLWAVAEGLERAETTAEAAGYALLTDADVVHAQENLAELVARAERDSLDLVSLMVRLQCETFAERALIPGFVFFFQMIYPFRWVNRSARKTAAAAGGCMLVRRRALGRIGGIASIRGALIDDCALARAIKAGGSIWLGLASETVSLRVYRGFGDIARMVARSAYTQLKHSPVLLALTIVGTALVFLGPPALALGSFFVDGAGLAGGLGWGAWALMTLSLLPTLSYYRVSFIWALALPAIALFYLAATLQSALQHRLGRGGQWKGRIQAGAGT; this is encoded by the coding sequence ATGAGCGTCCTCCTCGCCATCGGCGCGCTGGCACTGGCGTTCTGGGTCTATCTTCTGGCCGCGCGCGGCGGGTTCTGGCGGGAACGGGTGGCGCCGGCATGCCCGCCACCGCCGCAATGGCCGGAAGTCGTCGCCGTGGTGCCGGCGCGCAATGAGGCCTATTCCATCGGGCGCGCCGTCCATTCGCTGCTGACGCAGGACTACCCCGGGCGCTTTCGGGTGATCGTCGTCGACGATCACAGCGAGGACGAGACGGCAGCGCTCGCGCGCCGGGCTGCCGCCGATGCCGGCCAGAGCGATCGCCTCGAGGTCATTTCCGCCCGCCCCCTGCCCCAAGGCTGGACCGGCAAGCTATGGGCCGTCGCCGAAGGCCTCGAGCGCGCCGAAACAACGGCAGAAGCTGCCGGCTATGCGCTGTTGACCGATGCCGATGTGGTGCATGCGCAGGAAAACCTGGCGGAGCTCGTCGCCCGCGCCGAGCGGGACAGTCTCGATCTGGTCTCGCTCATGGTGCGGCTCCAGTGTGAAACCTTCGCCGAGCGTGCGCTGATCCCCGGCTTCGTGTTCTTCTTTCAAATGATTTATCCCTTCCGCTGGGTAAACCGCAGCGCTCGCAAGACGGCGGCTGCGGCCGGAGGATGCATGCTCGTCCGCCGCCGGGCCCTGGGGCGCATCGGTGGCATCGCCAGCATCCGAGGGGCGCTCATCGACGATTGCGCGCTGGCCCGCGCGATCAAGGCGGGCGGATCGATCTGGCTCGGCCTCGCCTCGGAGACGGTAAGCTTGCGCGTCTATCGCGGCTTCGGCGACATTGCCCGCATGGTCGCACGCTCGGCCTATACCCAGCTCAAGCATTCCCCGGTGCTGCTGGCGCTCACCATAGTCGGCACGGCGCTCGTGTTCCTGGGCCCCCCAGCCCTGGCGCTGGGCTCCTTCTTCGTGGATGGAGCCGGGCTTGCCGGCGGATTGGGCTGGGGCGCCTGGGCGTTGATGACGCTCTCCTTACTTCCGACGCTCAGCTACTACCGGGTCTCCTTCATCTGGGCGTTGGCGCTGCCGGCGATCGCGCTCTTCTATCTGGCCGCCACGCTGCAATCGGCGCTCCAGCACCGTCTCGGCCGCGGCGGCCAATGGAAAGGCCGCATCCAAGCCGGTGCCGGGACATGA
- a CDS encoding NAD-dependent epimerase/dehydratase family protein, with protein MTASRPYLVTGASGFVGAAVIRALIAEGRNVRVLLRPGRDRRNIAGLPLEAVEGALEDHGSLRRAVAGCAALFHVAADYRLWVPDPQAMYRANVEGTRALMQAALEAGVERVVYTSSVATLGLDPAGRPADETTPVELADMIGPYKRSKYLAEEAVRALVQEQGLSCVIVNPSTPVGPRDARPTPTGRVLLEAAKGRMPAYVDTGLNLVHVDDVAQGHLLAFARGRVGERYVLGGDNLTLAEMLGEIARLTGGRPPFLRLPRPTLFPIAVVAEAWARISGREPFVTLDGLRMAKKRMFFSSAKAVDELGYAPRPARQGLADAIAWFREAGYLR; from the coding sequence ATGACCGCGTCCCGACCATACCTGGTCACCGGGGCTTCCGGCTTCGTTGGCGCGGCCGTGATCCGGGCTCTCATCGCCGAAGGCAGGAATGTGCGGGTCCTGCTCAGACCGGGCCGGGACCGGCGCAACATCGCCGGGCTGCCGCTCGAAGCCGTCGAAGGCGCGCTCGAGGATCACGGCTCGCTCCGGCGCGCGGTCGCCGGCTGCGCCGCGCTCTTTCACGTCGCCGCCGATTATCGCCTGTGGGTCCCCGACCCGCAGGCGATGTACCGCGCCAATGTCGAGGGTACCCGGGCCTTGATGCAGGCCGCCCTCGAGGCCGGCGTCGAGCGGGTGGTTTACACCAGCAGCGTCGCCACTCTCGGCCTCGATCCCGCAGGCCGTCCCGCCGACGAGACGACGCCGGTCGAGCTTGCCGACATGATCGGCCCTTACAAACGCTCGAAGTATCTCGCCGAGGAGGCCGTCCGCGCGCTGGTCCAGGAGCAGGGGCTCTCCTGCGTCATCGTCAATCCCTCGACCCCGGTCGGCCCGCGCGACGCGAGGCCGACGCCGACCGGCCGGGTCCTCCTCGAGGCGGCGAAGGGGCGGATGCCCGCCTATGTCGACACCGGCCTCAATCTCGTTCACGTCGACGATGTCGCCCAGGGCCATCTCCTTGCCTTCGCCCGGGGCCGTGTCGGCGAGCGCTACGTTCTGGGCGGAGACAATCTGACGCTGGCGGAGATGCTGGGCGAGATTGCCCGGCTGACCGGCGGCCGACCGCCGTTCTTGCGCCTGCCGCGGCCGACGCTCTTTCCGATCGCGGTCGTCGCCGAGGCTTGGGCGCGCATCAGCGGGCGCGAGCCCTTCGTCACCCTCGACGGTCTCCGCATGGCAAAGAAGCGCATGTTCTTCTCCTCCGCCAAGGCCGTGGACGAGCTGGGTTATGCGCCCAGACCGGCGCGTCAAGGCCTCGCCGACGCGATCGCCTGGTTCCGCGAGGCGGGTTACCTCAGATGA
- the hpnK gene encoding hopanoid biosynthesis-associated protein HpnK, which translates to MRGRHLIVTGDDFGLALPVNEAIEIAHRDGILSAASLMVGASEAEDAVRRARRLPGLAVGLHLTLVNGRPVLPAERVPALVGTDGRFSSDLVRAGINFFFRPSARRQMALEIRAQFEAFRATGLALDHVNAHCHMHMHPTVLGLVLAIGRDFGLKALRMPYEPAAPTAPLAGMPLRAWVRLLKPRLARRGIKSNDAVLGLSDTGAMAEAQVLALLERLPDGVCEMYFHPATRRTPELLRDNPGYAYEGELEALTSPRVKAALAQRGLTPIAFRDLGA; encoded by the coding sequence ATGCGCGGACGGCACCTGATCGTCACCGGCGATGATTTCGGGTTGGCGCTCCCGGTCAACGAGGCGATCGAGATCGCGCACCGCGACGGCATATTGTCGGCGGCGAGCCTGATGGTGGGTGCCTCGGAAGCCGAGGATGCGGTCCGCCGAGCGCGTCGATTGCCCGGTCTTGCGGTCGGCCTGCATCTGACGCTCGTCAACGGCCGCCCAGTGCTGCCGGCCGAACGCGTGCCCGCCCTCGTCGGCACGGATGGCCGCTTCTCCTCGGACTTGGTTCGCGCCGGGATCAACTTCTTCTTCCGCCCGAGCGCGCGCCGGCAGATGGCCCTGGAGATCCGGGCGCAGTTCGAGGCGTTCCGCGCCACCGGGCTGGCGCTCGACCACGTAAACGCCCATTGCCACATGCACATGCACCCGACCGTGCTCGGGCTCGTTCTCGCCATCGGACGGGACTTCGGGCTGAAGGCCTTGAGGATGCCCTATGAACCGGCCGCACCGACGGCGCCCCTGGCTGGGATGCCGCTTCGTGCCTGGGTCAGGCTGCTCAAGCCCAGATTGGCGCGCCGGGGCATCAAGAGCAATGACGCAGTCCTGGGCTTGAGCGACACCGGCGCCATGGCGGAAGCGCAAGTCTTGGCGCTCCTCGAGCGCCTGCCGGACGGCGTCTGCGAGATGTATTTCCATCCGGCGACGCGGCGGACGCCCGAGCTCCTCCGCGACAATCCCGGCTATGCCTATGAAGGCGAGCTCGAGGCGCTCACCAGCCCGCGGGTGAAGGCGGCGCTGGCCCAGCGCGGCCTCACGCCGATCGCTTTCCGCGATCTCGGGGCATGA
- a CDS encoding CopD family protein encodes MSLLLDVFGYLTVLLHGSVLAAQSLTLGGVAFLLILAEPLAGRLGGSGATIAARSRRLLACSSLALALLVATAATIQILVLADTAGIGLGAAAGADFALADAAIVAASLAMALRLSGNSPAPRWLLVSLACIVIVGSVATSHAASRLDDRPLLMVLTSLHQIGAAIWIGGMPYFLLAMAQARDGGAWRLVGKRFSLMSTAAVALIVGAGTAMAWVYVADFSALYGTAYGVMTSTKVLMFLGLLGLGFANFRAVERLRRDPTTPVVRLRRFAEVELGVGLTVLFAAASLTSLPPATDLPFDRVSWAEIVERNVPHWPRFESPSHEDLAIPALQAKLDAEAARAETAARAFVPGAGLPPPISGFDIAWSEYNHHWAGILVLAIGILALVERSGLAAWARHWPLLFLALALFLLVRSDPEAWPLGDIGFWESLRDPEVVQHRLFVLLLVPFALFEWAVRTGRLKRRGSALVFPLLTAFGGGLLLTHSHSLGNVRQELLIEMTHVPLALFGIAAGWTRWLELRLPEPESRIAGWAWPICFVAVGLSLLLYRES; translated from the coding sequence ATGAGCCTGCTCCTCGACGTCTTCGGCTATCTGACGGTGCTGCTGCACGGCTCGGTGCTGGCCGCGCAGTCGCTGACGCTGGGCGGCGTCGCCTTTCTTCTGATCCTGGCCGAGCCGCTCGCCGGCCGGCTGGGCGGGTCCGGCGCCACGATCGCTGCGCGCAGCCGGCGGCTGCTTGCTTGCAGCAGCTTGGCGCTGGCTTTGCTCGTAGCGACCGCTGCCACGATCCAGATCCTGGTGCTGGCCGACACCGCCGGAATCGGGCTCGGGGCGGCAGCGGGCGCCGATTTCGCGCTCGCCGATGCAGCGATCGTGGCGGCAAGCCTGGCGATGGCGCTCAGGCTCAGCGGCAATTCTCCGGCGCCGCGCTGGCTGCTCGTCTCCCTCGCTTGCATCGTCATCGTCGGCTCGGTTGCCACCAGCCACGCCGCGAGCCGGCTCGACGACCGGCCGCTGCTCATGGTCTTGACCAGCCTGCACCAGATCGGCGCCGCCATCTGGATCGGCGGCATGCCCTATTTTCTCCTGGCCATGGCGCAGGCGCGGGACGGTGGGGCCTGGCGCCTCGTCGGCAAGCGCTTCTCGCTCATGTCGACGGCGGCGGTGGCGCTCATCGTCGGCGCCGGGACCGCGATGGCGTGGGTCTATGTCGCCGACTTCAGTGCGCTCTACGGCACCGCCTACGGCGTCATGACCTCGACCAAGGTGCTCATGTTCCTTGGCTTGCTCGGACTCGGCTTCGCGAATTTCCGTGCGGTCGAGCGGCTCCGGCGGGATCCGACCACGCCCGTCGTCAGGCTACGCCGCTTCGCCGAGGTCGAGCTCGGCGTCGGCCTGACCGTGCTGTTCGCCGCCGCGTCGCTCACCTCCCTGCCGCCGGCGACCGACCTGCCTTTCGACCGTGTGTCCTGGGCGGAGATCGTCGAGCGCAACGTCCCGCATTGGCCCAGGTTCGAGAGTCCGAGCCACGAGGATCTGGCGATCCCGGCCCTGCAAGCGAAGCTCGATGCCGAAGCCGCCCGGGCCGAGACCGCGGCCCGCGCCTTCGTGCCCGGTGCCGGCTTGCCGCCGCCCATCTCCGGCTTCGACATCGCCTGGTCGGAATACAATCATCACTGGGCCGGCATTCTCGTGCTCGCCATCGGCATCCTGGCGCTGGTTGAACGCTCCGGGCTGGCAGCCTGGGCACGCCATTGGCCGCTGCTCTTCCTCGCTCTAGCGCTCTTCCTCCTGGTGCGCTCGGATCCGGAGGCCTGGCCGCTCGGCGACATCGGTTTTTGGGAGAGCCTGCGCGATCCCGAGGTGGTCCAGCATCGCCTCTTTGTGCTCTTGCTCGTGCCCTTCGCGCTCTTCGAATGGGCCGTGCGCACCGGCCGGCTGAAGCGCCGGGGCTCGGCTCTGGTCTTCCCGCTCTTGACCGCCTTCGGCGGCGGCCTCCTGCTGACCCATTCCCACAGTCTCGGCAATGTGCGCCAGGAATTGCTGATCGAGATGACCCATGTGCCGCTCGCCTTATTCGGCATCGCCGCCGGCTGGACGCGATGGCTCGAGCTCAGACTGCCCGAGCCAGAGAGCCGGATCGCCGGTTGGGCATGGCCGATCTGCTTCGTCGCGGTCGGGCTCTCCTTGCTGCTCTATCGGGAGAGCTGA
- a CDS encoding copper resistance protein CopC, with translation MGPTRAIRIALLVLLCLAPPLAAHGHAIVVESVPRPGVTVSEQALAVVIRFSSRIDRARSHLTLIAGDGKERSLALTAESAPDLLRAEATGLMPGAYRLRWQVLALDGHITRGDIPFTVIAP, from the coding sequence ATGGGACCGACCCGCGCCATCCGCATCGCCCTCCTGGTGCTCCTCTGCCTGGCGCCGCCCTTGGCCGCGCATGGGCACGCCATCGTGGTCGAATCGGTTCCGCGGCCGGGCGTCACGGTCAGCGAGCAAGCGCTCGCGGTCGTCATCCGCTTCAGCAGCCGCATCGATCGCGCCCGCTCGCATCTGACGCTGATCGCCGGCGACGGCAAGGAGCGTTCCCTGGCGCTTACGGCGGAGAGCGCGCCCGACTTGCTGCGCGCCGAGGCGACCGGGCTAATGCCTGGCGCGTACCGGCTGCGCTGGCAGGTCCTGGCGCTCGACGGCCATATCACCCGCGGCGACATCCCCTTCACGGTGATCGCTCCTTGA
- a CDS encoding DegQ family serine endoprotease, translating into MTFESSREPPSTHVANHRRKFFNVLAAALMATTALTGTAMLVRTGEAAAPVNSPAQAPITVPATGMQSFAPIVERVAPAVVNVATTQLADRDQAEEDSGNPFQNVPPDSPMGEMLKRFFGGQGRGPMTRSMPQRHQQKVHALGSGFIIDPMGYIATNNHVVGKASDITVTLNDGQQLKAKLIGRDPKTDLALLKVDAGKSLPYVGFGDSQTAKPGDWVVAVGNPFGLGGSVTAGIVSARGRDIGSGPYDDFLQIDAPINRGNSGGPSFNLAGEVVGINTAIYSPSGGSVGIGFAIPASLAKPVLDQLREHGRVDRGWIGVKIQPVTPDMAEGLGLKAAKGALVAGVDADGPAARAGVRQGDVIVGFNGSAIDDLHGLPRTVAATPAGKSVDVVVSRDGAEQTLRLEVGGLKDDQMASADQPSAAADNTLGMRLAPLNQQNRQRFDIAREVKGVIVADVRPDGPAAEVGINAGDIISRVGSASVNSPEQVVSTIKEAQRAGRKAVTLLVNRGGEEHYVAVPLKA; encoded by the coding sequence ATGACCTTCGAATCCTCCAGAGAGCCGCCGAGCACCCACGTCGCCAACCACCGGCGCAAGTTTTTCAATGTGTTGGCGGCGGCATTGATGGCGACGACGGCGCTGACCGGGACCGCCATGCTGGTCCGCACAGGCGAGGCCGCCGCGCCGGTCAATAGCCCGGCCCAGGCCCCGATCACCGTTCCGGCCACCGGCATGCAGAGCTTCGCGCCGATCGTCGAGCGCGTCGCCCCCGCCGTCGTCAACGTCGCCACCACCCAGCTTGCCGACCGCGACCAGGCGGAAGAAGATTCGGGCAACCCCTTCCAGAACGTGCCGCCGGATTCGCCCATGGGCGAGATGCTGAAGCGCTTCTTCGGCGGCCAGGGCAGGGGGCCGATGACGCGGAGCATGCCGCAACGGCATCAGCAGAAGGTGCATGCCCTCGGCTCCGGCTTCATCATCGATCCCATGGGCTACATCGCCACCAACAATCACGTTGTCGGCAAGGCGAGCGACATCACCGTCACCCTCAATGACGGCCAGCAACTGAAGGCGAAGCTGATCGGCCGCGATCCCAAGACCGATTTGGCTCTGCTCAAAGTGGATGCCGGCAAGTCCTTGCCCTATGTCGGCTTCGGCGATTCGCAGACGGCCAAGCCTGGCGACTGGGTCGTCGCCGTCGGCAACCCGTTCGGCCTCGGCGGTTCGGTCACCGCAGGTATCGTCTCGGCTCGGGGCCGCGATATCGGCTCGGGTCCTTATGACGACTTCCTGCAGATCGATGCGCCGATCAACCGCGGCAACTCCGGCGGCCCGAGCTTCAATTTGGCAGGCGAGGTCGTTGGCATCAACACCGCCATCTACTCGCCCTCGGGCGGCAGCGTGGGCATCGGCTTTGCGATCCCGGCCTCCCTGGCGAAGCCGGTCCTGGATCAGCTGCGCGAGCATGGCCGGGTCGATCGCGGTTGGATCGGCGTGAAGATCCAGCCGGTGACTCCCGATATGGCGGAAGGCCTCGGCCTCAAGGCCGCGAAGGGCGCGCTCGTCGCCGGCGTGGATGCGGACGGTCCGGCCGCGAGGGCTGGCGTCAGGCAGGGCGATGTGATCGTCGGCTTCAACGGCAGCGCCATCGACGATCTGCATGGCTTGCCGCGGACGGTCGCGGCCACCCCGGCGGGGAAGAGCGTGGATGTGGTGGTTTCGCGCGATGGCGCCGAGCAGACGCTCCGTCTCGAGGTTGGCGGTCTCAAAGACGATCAGATGGCTTCGGCCGATCAGCCGAGTGCCGCCGCCGACAACACGCTCGGCATGCGTCTTGCCCCGCTCAACCAGCAGAACCGCCAGCGCTTCGACATCGCGCGCGAGGTCAAGGGCGTCATCGTCGCCGATGTGCGGCCCGATGGGCCGGCGGCCGAGGTCGGAATCAATGCGGGCGACATCATCAGCCGCGTCGGCTCGGCCTCGGTCAATTCCCCCGAGCAGGTCGTCTCCACCATCAAGGAGGCGCAGCGTGCCGGGCGGAAAGCGGTGACCCTCTTGGTCAACCGCGGCGGCGAGGAGCACTACGTCGCCGTACCGCTCAAGGCTTAG
- a CDS encoding HAMP domain-containing protein encodes MAVLGFVYWETAGVITRETDATIEVEAAGLSDLYRLQGLPGLVVTIRQRSAGTLGRRSLYLLGDANYRPLAGNLDAWPEEGRGPPDWITFVVATEAGGRVASQIARARTFDLEGGFHLLVGRDMTERSELQRLITTALIGALGLALVLAVAGGLVMSRNLLQRLDAINRSSRVILGGNLKQRMPVSGSGDEFDQLAQNLNAMLDQIERLMAGMREVSDNIAHDLRGPISRLRSRLEVSLIERTDAAGYRRVVQETIAEADAILATFNALLDIALAESGALRAAFEPVDLALVARDAAELFQPAAEEKGLALAVEIADGAAERLTIRGNRHLLSQALANLLDNAVKYVPAGGRIHLVVRSEQSRAMLVVADDGPGIPEEFRAKATQRFARYEASRSAPGSGLGLSLVAAVAQLHGAELSLDDNHPGLKVVVAFAVTTIP; translated from the coding sequence ATGGCCGTGCTCGGCTTCGTCTACTGGGAAACCGCCGGGGTCATCACCCGGGAGACCGATGCCACCATCGAAGTGGAGGCCGCCGGCCTCTCCGATCTCTATCGCCTGCAGGGCCTTCCCGGCCTAGTCGTCACCATCCGGCAACGCAGCGCCGGCACGCTCGGGCGCCGCAGCCTGTATCTCCTGGGCGATGCGAACTATCGGCCGCTCGCCGGCAATCTCGATGCCTGGCCGGAAGAGGGGCGCGGGCCCCCTGACTGGATCACCTTCGTCGTCGCCACGGAGGCCGGCGGCCGGGTGGCGAGCCAGATCGCCCGCGCCCGCACCTTCGACCTCGAAGGCGGATTCCATCTTCTCGTCGGCCGCGACATGACCGAGCGCAGCGAGTTGCAAAGACTGATCACCACCGCGCTCATCGGCGCCCTCGGCTTGGCCTTGGTGCTGGCCGTGGCCGGCGGCTTGGTGATGAGCCGCAACCTCTTGCAGCGGCTCGATGCGATCAACCGCAGCAGCCGCGTCATCCTGGGGGGCAACCTGAAGCAGCGCATGCCGGTCAGCGGCAGCGGCGATGAGTTCGATCAGCTCGCTCAGAATCTCAACGCCATGCTGGACCAGATCGAACGTCTGATGGCGGGCATGCGCGAGGTCTCGGACAACATCGCCCACGATTTGCGAGGCCCGATCTCACGGCTGCGCAGCCGGCTCGAGGTGAGCCTGATCGAGCGCACCGATGCGGCGGGTTATCGCCGCGTCGTCCAGGAGACCATCGCCGAGGCGGATGCGATTCTGGCGACCTTCAACGCGCTGCTCGACATCGCGCTGGCGGAGTCCGGCGCGCTGAGAGCCGCCTTCGAGCCGGTCGATCTGGCTCTGGTGGCGCGCGATGCGGCCGAGCTCTTCCAGCCCGCGGCCGAAGAGAAGGGCCTCGCCCTCGCGGTGGAGATCGCAGACGGCGCGGCGGAGCGGCTGACCATCCGCGGCAACCGCCACCTCCTCTCGCAAGCGTTGGCGAACCTGCTCGACAACGCCGTCAAGTATGTTCCGGCCGGCGGCCGCATCCACCTCGTCGTCCGCAGCGAACAGAGCCGAGCTATGCTGGTGGTGGCCGATGACGGGCCGGGGATCCCCGAAGAATTCCGCGCCAAGGCGACGCAGCGCTTCGCCCGCTACGAAGCCAGCCGCTCGGCCCCGGGCAGCGGGCTCGGTCTCAGCCTGGTGGCCGCGGTGGCGCAGCTCCACGGAGCGGAGCTGAGCCTGGACGACAACCACCCCGGGCTCAAGGTGGTTGTCGCCTTCGCGGTCACGACGATACCGTGA
- a CDS encoding response regulator transcription factor: MRILVIEDDRQAAAYLVKGLRESGYTVDHAATGPDGLHLATTERYDAIIVDRMLPGIDGLLIVEALRGAGNKTPMLFLSALGQVDDRVRGLKAGGDDYLTKPYAFAELLARLEALLRRGGSGSTPETVLRVADLELNLLTRTVVRGGTKVDLQPREFQILEYLMRHAGQVVTRTMLLEGVWNYHFDPQTNVIDVHISRLRQKIDKGFTTPLLHTVRSAGYSLKAPE, translated from the coding sequence ATGCGGATCCTGGTGATCGAGGACGACCGCCAAGCAGCCGCCTACCTCGTCAAGGGGCTGCGGGAAAGCGGCTATACGGTCGATCACGCGGCCACCGGCCCGGATGGGCTGCATCTGGCGACGACGGAGCGGTACGATGCGATCATCGTCGACCGCATGCTGCCCGGCATCGACGGCCTGCTGATCGTGGAGGCGCTGCGAGGTGCGGGCAACAAGACGCCCATGCTGTTCCTCTCCGCCTTGGGCCAGGTCGACGACCGGGTGCGCGGCCTCAAGGCCGGCGGCGACGACTACCTGACCAAACCCTATGCCTTCGCCGAGCTGTTGGCCCGGCTCGAAGCGCTGCTGCGCCGCGGTGGCAGCGGCTCGACGCCGGAAACCGTGCTCCGAGTGGCCGATCTCGAGCTCAATTTGCTGACCCGTACGGTGGTGCGCGGCGGAACCAAGGTCGACCTGCAGCCGCGCGAGTTTCAGATCCTGGAATACCTCATGCGCCACGCCGGCCAGGTGGTGACCCGCACCATGCTGCTGGAAGGCGTGTGGAACTACCACTTCGACCCTCAGACCAACGTCATCGACGTCCACATCAGCCGCCTCCGCCAGAAGATCGACAAGGGATTCACCACACCGCTCCTCCACACCGTGCGCAGCGCCGGCTATAGCCTGAAGGCGCCCGAATAG
- a CDS encoding SDR family oxidoreductase, which translates to MPRIAVCGATGRTGRRLIAHLLATGRDAVAVGRAPARLERIPATIPRRLADMDDRAALRAALADADVVVSCAPAKTVPNLIQALPAGLKRLVVMGSTRRFTRFADSFAAEVIAAEAALGASGLPYVMLHPTLIYGTGEDASLQRVVAYLRRIPVLPLPGGGGLVQPIHVEDVVRALEAAMLVADPPRNGMVIAGPTPMTYASMIRELARARGLKAIIVNIPLAPLLLLARLTALLPGLPTIRPEEVRRIVEDKSFDITEMRERLGVVPMSFAEGLRLGSGEPGAAALPQAANG; encoded by the coding sequence ATGCCGCGCATTGCCGTTTGCGGCGCGACGGGACGCACCGGGCGCCGCCTCATCGCACATCTCTTGGCCACGGGCCGCGACGCGGTCGCGGTCGGGCGCGCGCCGGCGCGGCTCGAACGCATCCCGGCGACGATCCCGCGCCGGCTCGCCGATATGGACGATCGGGCGGCGCTCCGCGCGGCCCTTGCCGATGCCGATGTGGTGGTGAGCTGCGCGCCAGCCAAAACCGTGCCGAACCTGATCCAGGCCCTGCCCGCCGGCCTGAAGCGGCTGGTGGTCATGGGCTCGACCCGCAGGTTCACCCGCTTTGCCGATAGTTTCGCTGCCGAGGTCATCGCCGCCGAGGCGGCGCTCGGCGCCTCCGGGCTGCCTTACGTCATGCTGCACCCGACGCTCATCTACGGCACCGGCGAGGATGCGAGCTTGCAGCGCGTCGTTGCCTATCTCCGGCGCATTCCGGTTCTGCCCCTGCCGGGCGGTGGCGGGCTGGTGCAGCCGATCCATGTCGAGGACGTGGTGCGCGCCTTGGAGGCGGCCATGCTGGTCGCCGATCCGCCCCGGAACGGCATGGTGATCGCCGGTCCGACGCCGATGACCTATGCGAGCATGATCCGCGAGCTTGCCCGGGCGCGCGGGCTGAAGGCGATAATCGTCAACATTCCCTTGGCGCCCTTGCTTCTGCTGGCACGGTTGACCGCCTTGCTTCCCGGCCTGCCGACCATCCGGCCCGAGGAGGTGCGCCGCATCGTCGAGGACAAGAGCTTCGACATCACCGAGATGCGCGAACGCCTCGGTGTCGTGCCGATGAGCTTTGCCGAAGGTCTCCGGCTCGGCTCCGGCGAGCCCGGCGCCGCGGCGCTGCCGCAGGCGGCCAACGGCTGA